The nucleotide sequence ggccAAAAGGAAATCCAGGCACAAAATAccttgaagaaaacaactccctaagtaatagaattggtcaaatggaaatggagggggaaaaaatgttGAAGAAAACAGTCCTTTAGTTCTATAAGCTCCCGAATCAGAGTCATGGGGAAGACATCTTTTCAAAAGgaagatatcttttaaaaagctGGAGTTTGGCTTGAGTTTAGAGTATCCCTGAAAAAGAGCAATAAGAAACTTAATCTATTATATAGGACAACTTTAATATCCTTTACACCAAAGGAGTGCTTGGCACACAAAAGATTCAAAAAATGTGGGGTGATAAATTCAAAGTTGTGAAATAGTATTCCTATAAAATTCTCTAATTTAAATTCTCCCATAATTCTTCTTAAACTCTGAGAGGTTGATacttgaaatattaaaaacagaAGTTATATTGTGGGATGGATACAGAAATATTTCACTTTTACTTTAGCTCAAtgctttctaaaaacaaaaatatccataAAAGCTTTCTAAAAACAACCATATCCATAAGTAACATATATTTATAGAGAATTTGGCTTTTTTCCCTCATGAGTTAAGTCCAAAAGAGGAGGAGATAAAAGAGCTAAAACTGCTTGGCCAAAAAAGGAGACCTAAATTCCAGTTTCTTATTTCTGTAGCTATATCACACTACTTTGGACCAGGAATGGGAAGAATTTAGTTCCCCCCCTCCCAATCTGGTTTTTTACCTGTTTTCCCTAGTGTAGGTGTTAGATTTAGGGTGATGGAGGCTGGGTTGGTGATGAGGATCTAGATGAAGGGGAGTGGTTGTGTACTTTCAACCCCTCCCACTCAATGAGAGTATATAAGGGAAGCACACTCAGAGGAGAACAGAGATCAAAGCTTCTTCCCATCTGGAGCCAATTGAATTCTAAATCCTCAGAAGGCAGAACAGAGACTGAAGGTGAGAGgacaaaacccccaaatgggattgAACATTTGAGATTATCCCCAGGAGGGGAGGCAGTGCCAGGGATCTCTTTTTGATTAACTGGTGAGGAGTAGGGAAactagagagggaaagaggatatGTGTAATCATTatattgaaggggaaaaaaagaaggaaaaaggagtcTACTGGTGCTTTTTATGGTGGGGAGTTAGGGGTATTTCCTCAACCCACTATTCCCTATTAGGAATCAGTGTTTTCATATGTACTTTATAGTAAGTGGATACCTCTCCCTTCTTAAAGTCAGATATTAAAAGTTGAGCTGGGTTAAGAGATTTTGAGACTCccaaacaaaaatggaaatttgttcattttcccccACCCATCCCAGGTTGGAACTGTCTAGTATCACATGTGACTTGATTTTTCACAAAATTAATAGTTACTTGTCAGGAAGAGTAGGCAATAATTTGTGGGTAATAACTATGAAGATTTATAAAGAATAGcattaaaaatcttcatttgatATGCTACCCTGAATGTTGCAATCTGTATAGCAAATTCACTTGTCCACTCCTCATTCCAACTTTGGTTTTATGATAGTGCTTTTGGACATAGAGTAAGGGTAAATACAGTCTTGATCTcctcaggaaaagaaaataaagagggagaaaaaacttGACGGGAAGTAGAGAATAAGTAATTTTACTTCTACCCTCCAATCCACTCCCCAGAATATCAAATCAAAATCAGATttaacacaactgaaaaacttgTAAGGCAGGATTGTGGGATGGGGCAGGGGTGAAGGTCTGGaaagaagatgaggaaaataaatgagataggAAAATAATCTAGTTTAGCTACAATAAGGATATAGTAAAGGCAAATGGAACTATAGCAGAGAGTATTTGAGCTTTGAAAGGATGAAGAATCAGTGTCCCAGGCAAAGTCACAGATTTTTAACTTCTGTTCCTTTTCTTCTCAAGGCCAAATGTCTCCTGCAGTGAAGTGGACCATTTTCTTGCTCATCATCCTGAACCTGTCTCACTTCTCCCAGACTAACAAAGACTTCTGGACTCTCCATGTAGACTACCCCAAGACCAAAGCCTCAGGAAACCCACCTGACTACTGCAGTAAGATGCTGAGGCAAAGGGAGCTAATTAACAGTACTAACATCAGGCCTTTCCATACCTTCATCCATGAGTCAAAGAGTACCATCCTCAATATCTGTGCTAACTCTACCGACCCCCACCGTGCTTCCTTTGCACCAAACTCTTATGAAAGTCACAAACCAGTTCACCTGACAGAATGTTGTATCAAGTCCTGTGACCGTAATTTTGTCTGTACATatacagaaacaaacaaaatgtcAACAATTAGATTAACTTGTTTAAATGGACAACCAGATGAATTAATTACctacattcattattctcccacAAATATTCTAATTAATCTCTTATTTGGGGGTCTCAACAGTCGCTGATAACTTTTCTCcagattttgctttttatctaGTCTTCTGGGACCCCTCATTGTTCCTCAGCTTCTACCCACCCCGCCTGAATTTCTCACTTTTTCTCTGTGTTCAGATAGAAggcaagctccttaagggcagggactccTCCATTTATGCTTTTATGACTCCACATTGGGAGTGGTTGCTGGTCCAGCAATCTAATCTGCAAGGGTGTTTACAGAGAAGTTATGTACTTGAGTCTGTTATATTTACTTTTgcctcaaattttatttttaataaaattttagttgTCTTGACTGAATGGCTAGGACTGGTTCTTGGTTTCCTTTCACATCCTCTTCATTCTCTGAACCCTATAGCAGACAGACAAATATGGCCCTGAGGTGAGTACTGGGAAGTGGCATCTCACAGCCAAAGCCTGGATGAGCCCTCTTTGACCTGAGATATATCCAGCCAGTGGTCGGGAGACAATGTCAGGAGGGTGCACCTTTTCTCTTGACAGTGAATAGTTAGACAGGAAGAGCAactgaatgaaaaattaaatctCTAGACCAGGTTGTCCAAGAGGAAgaaagcagagacagagatatcAGTACTGACCTATAATAAGGCATAAAAATCAAAAAGACAACAAAACTTCCTTCTAGGTGCTGAGGGGATATTCCTAAAGTATAGGTTCATCCATGCTAGGTCTGACACTGGCTACAAAACCAACAAGAGAACCTGttttgtctctaggataaaacatGAGCCCCTGTTTGATATTCAAAGTCCTTCAGTATAACTAGTCTCTTGCACATTGTACCCCTTCTCATAAacttattgtttagtcatttttcagtcttgtctaactctttgtgaccccatttagtgttttcttagcaaagatataaCAGTggcttgctctttccttctctagatcattttatggatgaggaaactgaggcaggcaggggtAAGTGataaccagggtcacatagctactaagtatctgatgctggatttgaaatcaggaagatgagtcatcttTATTCCAGACCCAATACttcatccactgtaccacttatcTGTCCTTCTTATAAACTTAATTCTACAACAATTGACTTAGTTGCTGATGTTTTTAGACATTATTTTGTCTCCTATATCAATGGCCTTGCACAGACACTTCCATTTCTTCAAAATCTACTCCTCTcttctccacctcttagaatccctaatttcTTTTACAACTCCAGTGGCAGGGACTTCTTTGATTCCTTTCTGGTGGGTACTGTTTCTCCTGCAAACTTACTTTGCATTTGTAATTGATTTGGATTGTAGGATACTTCATGGAATGTTGCCTtcctcctactttttttttatatttaatggtATCCAAAAGTCTCCTCACTCCCATAAGGAGGCAAGTTTCTTTAGAACAGTCTCTTTTATCCTTGTCTTTATGTCTCCAGCTTCTATCATAGTTCCTGAAACATATTTAATGCCTTATTGATTTAATTATTGACTGAGGTAGAAACCAGGAAAATGAATCTgacaaatgatgaaaaatgtttttcaggGTTTGGACATGTAAGAGAGATAGGAACTTTATGTACCTACTACCATCTTCAGATTTAGGATCCATTTGGTCACagagatgaaaaacaaacaaacaaacaaaccttggTCTCCCTTCTTTCTGAGGGTCCTCCTTGTGTCTCCTTGAGGCTTATTAAAGCTTCAAGGTAATTCCTGTATGTCTAGAAAAAGCTGACAGGAAATGAATGGGCATAGCTACAGCCTGATTTCCTTCTAAATATGATCAGAATCTATCCATATGCCTAAGTGAATAACCCTTTGTCCTGAAGACTATGTACATGACCCTCCTTTATATTGCCTATATCCCAGGACCACTGCCTACAGCAAGTAATAGAGCCTGGGAATGAAAGATAACCACTACTGAAGAATCATACAATTACATTATTTCCCCATATTTTCCCA is from Gracilinanus agilis isolate LMUSP501 chromosome 2, AgileGrace, whole genome shotgun sequence and encodes:
- the LOC123234128 gene encoding uncharacterized protein LOC123234128, with amino-acid sequence MSYAVMRILFLGFFLHFAYVSQTPDFWNDHVDYPRTNVLGSSSKYCNVMMRRRGLNVQNACLYYNTFIHARNDSILKTCANFSPCQPSFQELPCHISPYPMLVTRCVVKTRAIFPKCQMSPAVKWTIFLLIILNLSHFSQTNKDFWTLHVDYPKTKASGNPPDYCSKMLRQRELINSTNIRPFHTFIHESKSTILNICANSTDPHRASFAPNSYESHKPVHLTECCIKSCDRNFVCTYTETNKMSTIRLTCLNGQPDELITYIHYSPTNILINLLFGGLNSR